The segment GGTGCACTGTGGATCTCCCTTGCGGCAGCCTGTGCAAGTGAGCCCCGCAAGACGGCAAGGCTGGGCAGCGAGGCCGCTGCCAGACGATTGCTCTGCCAacggggctgcacctgctccaggctccGGGAGTCCAACTGCAGGGACATCCGCCTGAATCTCCCAGGGCCAGATGGCACTGCTGCTCCAGCGCCCGGCAGCAGACCCAGGCCCGCCAGGTACTCCTGGGCCTCTGGGTCCTCCGGAACCCCCAGGGGCTGCACCAGGGTCACCTCCTCGCCCTCGTTTCCCTCAAACCACCATTGCTGGCGGGCGATTTCCGCTGTAGGCCTGTCGCATGGGTCCATGCTGAGCAGCCAACTCAGGAGCTCTTCCAGGGCCGGGCTGGCCGCACACGGGAGCTCGTAGCTCCCCCTCTGGATGCAGTCCCGCAGCTCCGCCCAGTCTTCCCCATTGAAAGGCATGGCCCCCGCCAGCATGGTGAAGAGGATGACCCCCAGACTCCAAATGTCTGATGCGAATGGATCATATGGCTCCCGCTGGAACTCCTCCGGGGCGCTGTACTCCAGGGTCCCGCGGAAGCCCTGCACCAGCTCACCCTCGGGCAGATGGCAGCTGAGCCCAAAGTCCGCCAGCTTCACGTTGAGCTGAGAGTCCAGCAACAGGTTCTCCAGCTTGAGGTCCCTGTGCGCCACCCGCTGTGCATGGCAGTGGCCCACGGCTGCCAGGATTTGGTCAAACATGACCATGACCTCAGGCTCTGGCAGGCCGCCCCGGCTCATCACGTGCTGGAAGAGGTCGCCCCCGTCCATCAGCTCCATCAccaggcagtggtaatggccgACGCGACCCACCTCCAGCAGCTCCACGATATTCGGGTGCCTCAGGAGCTGCATGATGCTGGCCTCTCGCTGTACCCACCTGTTGCTGAAGGGGTCCCTCGCATCTTCCCTGAACAGCTTCACGGCCACCAGCCGCTGGCTGGATGGCTGGCGGGCCAGCAGCACCCTGCTGTAGTTGCCCCTGCCCAGGACTGACAGCAACTGGAGACCAAGCTGATGGCCGGTGACGGCATCCAGGTCCTCACGGCCTTCCAGGCTGGTGTCCCTAACTACACTCTCTGATCTGCTCTGGCTAATATTCCTGTCCATAGACGCTAACTAAGGAGCTACCCTAACTACAATaactaagaaaataaagggaCAACAAGGGGACTACCTGCTGATCTGACTATAGTGGCACACTAGCTATACTAACTACACTAATCACACACAGTGGCAAGACTAAGTCCTATctaaccaaaacagaaaacaaaaaccagaaaaactccaaaaaaacaaacactaaataGCTACACTAACACTCAGAGATCTAGCAGCACTTTCTAGCTAAAGATGGGGGaagccaaaaatgaaaaaaactgcgaaaaaaaagacaaagtgggccaaaaaaataaataggtggaaaaaaacaaactaaatccaaatgggggaaagaaaaaaccaaatagaacaagaaagaaacaaacaaacaaaacagcacaCCAACACCAACCAACACAAGCGCAAGCAAAGATGGGTCCAAGCACACAGGTCACCGAAATAGCTCCCTGGTAAAGCGGACAAAAACCTGGGCCGTGCAGCCGCTTATATAGGCGTGTGGAATTCTGTCATCACAAGGCTCCTTATGAAGTCAGAGCGAGAAATGGACCAATGGCAGTGCAGCAGGGACTTGCACGAATTTCCATTTCATCACAGTTGGTCCTTATGAAGTCAGAGCCAGGCGGGGACCAATCACAGCAACAGCTAATCCTCGGGGGTTTCCTCAACAAgcttccacttaaaaaaaaaaaaaaaaaaaaaagaactccaagATCTTTTGGCTTAGGTTGGTGATACAgattgatgtttattttttgagacaataaaacatgtaagattggccggtgctgcggctcactaggctaatcctccacctagcagcgccggcacaccgggttctagtccctgtcagggagccggattctgtcccgggtgcccctcttccaggccagccctctgctgtggcccaggagtgcagtggaagattcccaagtgcttgggccctgcaccccatggaccaggagaagcacctggcttctggcttcgaatcagcgcggtgcgccagccacggcggccattggagggtgaaccaacggtaaaggaagacctttctctccgtctctctctctctctcactgtccactctgcctgtcaaaaaaaaaaaaaaaaatgtaagatgcCCCGATGGCCTTTTCACTTCTCCTTTAAAGTGTGATAAAAAACTGTTGGGTCTTTAAGACCTCCAATTGTCTACACTCAAGATACACGTCCCATTTCCTTGAACCTCTGAATGATAGGTCCCAGAATGATGTTACAACTTCTCTGGCATCCTCATAACCTTGACAAAGTGTTCTGTTGCCCATGACACCATCAGGCACATTATTCAAAACAACAAAGCTGAGATGAAGGGATCTTTCATCATCCTCTCCCCCTAAGATCCTCACCAGATTTCTCGTTAGAACCCCTGGAGGACCAGAAGGCAGCTCTGGGTGGGTATAGTCCAGGTACGGAAGGCCAACCAAGTGTCAGCTGAGAGAGCCGCCGGATTCTCCAAATTGTCCTTAGAAAAGCAGGGAGAAACTGACACGTGTTTGATGTCTCAGTGTTCATGGGCTACTCTCACAAAGTGTCTTGAACGGAGTCCTGGATAAAGAACAGAACTTCATTCCTCAGTGTTTGTTCTGCAGGCTGGAAGCTGAAGGTCAGGGCTCCAGCAGACTCGTTGTCTGGAAAgagctccctctctgctgctgctgtgccctcttcagagagagatgggaagatGGGAAGGCTGGTGGTTTGCTGTGGTTGGTTAAAGCTAAGTACATGTGTGAAAAGTGGTGTTGTCGTCCTTAAAAAAGTACCACACCTTAGTCCAAAACTCCCCAGTAAATTTTAAGGAAAGATCATGGCTTCCTGGGGTGTGCTCAGATGGTGAAAGCACAGACCTCACCCCGTCAAGCCCTTTAGACAGACAGGTAGCCTGCGGCTGACACTGCAGTCCAGCAGGTTAAaccctgctacaccagcatcccatgtgggcgctgattgAGGTCTGGGTGTTcaacatccaatccagctccctagtatcATGtcgggtaaagcagcagatgatgatccaagtattttgggagacctggatggagttcaggactgtcctgacccagccatggtaattgtggctctttggggaatgaatcagctgtTGGTTGatatctctctttccccttcccccaccctctgtaactctgactttcaaataaataaataattctcttgttttagaaaaaaaagaaactcatccTGTGAAAGAGAGTGGAGTCTTGGTCCTGGATTCCCCACCTCTTTATGCTGTAGCATTGACCTTGAAGTTTGAACATGAAGTTTGGAGGGACATGGACAGTTCTCACCACTAGGCCTGCTCTGCATGAAAGGAATCTTTGAGGCTGAACTACAGGACCCTGGACAGGACAGCAAAGCCCAAAAGAAATAAGATCTCTGGGAAGGCTAGTTGTCTGGTATGATCGATTTATGCTGAGTGTATGTGTTGAAACAGTGAACTGTAGCCATAAAACTCCAAGTAGTACATGCTAATCCCATATCTAAAatactctttaatttctttcattgatgattCATAGTTTTAATTGTAGAGAACTTTTACCTCTCTGGTCACATGTATTCccacctcttttctttttccttagtgTAGCTATTGAACATGGTATTGCTTTCTACTGATTATTGTATGTTGACGTTGCACTCTGACACTATATTTGTCCTCTCAGGTTTTTGGTGGAGTCATTGTGGGTTTTCTATATGTAAGGTCATATCCTTAGCCAAAAGTGGCAATTGGGCCTCCCGCTTTAATTTAGATATCCTTGATTTTTTCTCTTGCTTAATTTCTCTAGCTAGGATTTCCAGTAGAATGTGAAATTAAACTTgaatgataataaaaaagaatctgcCTTACTTTAGTATCTTTAAACATCAATTTTGATTTTACAATATCtagaaatatgttttcatttcaagTTCATTTTTAACCTGAATTTTCCAAAATAGAAATCATTAAAGTTgacttaaagattttatatatactaAACATCATAGGGTGACCATAATTTATAGGAGTATTATCTCTGAGATAAGCCAGTAATATGTTTCTTTAAGAAATGcagaaagccactgcctgcagtgccagcatcccatatgggcaccggttctagtccctgttgctccacttccaatcccgctctctgctatggctgggaaagcagcggaagatggcccaagctcctgcACACAtttgggaagacccggaggaagctcctggctcctggttttagattggcacagcttcagctgttgcggccaattggggagtgaaacagtggatggaagacctctctgcctctcctctctctgtgtaactctttcagataaataaataaatcttgcaaaaaaaaaaaaaaaagaaatacagaaagtggGGCCAGTGTACTGGCATAGTATGTAAAGCCATtgtttgctggcatcccatatgggtgctgcattgtgtcatagctgctccacttctgatccacttctgtACCAGCTTTGCAggtacagtgttctgggttgacagttgtttctgtttgatagtatcccataaatctctaaatctctgacactgtttcttagttttctaatttcttcttaaaaaaaaaaaaagatttatttgtttctttgaaagtcagagttacacagagagagaaggaaaggcagaaaaataggtcttccacccgctgattcactccccaggtggccacaatggcaagagctgtgctgatccgaagccaagagccaggagcttcctccagttctgccacacgggtgcagggccccaaggacttgggccatcttctactgctttcccaggccatagcagagagctggattggaagtagagcagctgggactcaaaccagcacccatatgggatgctggcactgcaggcggcggctttacccgctacaccacagtgccggcccctctaatttcttctttttttggtctgactgtaagtgttccagaaatttttcttctaacttggatattctttcttctgcctcaccaaatctgttcTTAAGGTTTtctaccatattttttatttgttctactgatttcttcatttccaatatttggttttgatttctctttaaatcaaaatttctttggaaaaattttcattcatgtcttgtatggatttctttagttcatgaatttgtttctgattcctTCTCAGTAATTCTaggatcaattttttgaattccttttctggcattttgtcagtctattcatcttcacattctagctTTGAAgtggtttattcttgtttcttgaattgctgcatttattattaggcatttgtggtgattctttctttttttccttgtgatcatttttatctttggactattcctctgtggcttagtggggtgtctgctctttcagtgaatacccagagtcatatgctgggtgtggtcagggagctctgttcagtgctccagtacAAGGGAGGTCCAAGGTGACTCCCAATTTGGGTATAgcaaatctccttttttttttttttatcataagggagatttgttctgctctgttggcatattcTTGTGTTTATCTCCTCTCCTCATGGGAGAGCAATGCCTGTGTGGTGGCCCCAGGGGGTACAATTttcatccacactgccacaagaaccacacaaatgatccaTACAGTCCTTGGTGTGAACATGAATCCTACAACAATGACCCTTACCAGGGAATGAGATGGAACACGTGGAGTCACCCACAGTaactgcccaaagtcccaaccATACCCTGTGACTTCCCACACAGCCATAGTGTTTTCACAGGCCCAGCACTCCAGGGCCCTCACAGTCATGAGCTCACAGTGCCTGTCAAGtctccagccagactcaggtgtctcctttCAACTGGTTGCTAGGCACACGAACACGAGCGGGCACAGCTATTATGTATTCCAAAATGGCACCTGACCATTCTCAACTTGTTATAGTATGCCAGTGCCGGGtggtgaaggagagagaaatgtgcccccttttttcctctctaggttggcaggtacactgtcccccacagagcTCTGAGCCAAACTCAAGCCAGGTTCTTCCGCaactttatcgccagtggctttggctgctgcagtctggtctcacctcactccaaagctggtgctgaggctgttGGTTCCTGGGGTCCCGAGCTGTGTACTTTTACTCCCTCCACCTAGATCCACGGTGTCCCCCTAGTTTATATGGCCTCTCCTCTGCCATTTTATTCCAAAGCCTTCCCTAAAATTGTGCTGTTTAAAGTATATGAACCACACGTATTTCATGTATAccaatttagaaacatagtgatactaaccaccctaccctccctcctttaataaacatctttaaaattttcatttacacAGAGGAtgggattggaagtacagcataaaatatttgtaaaacatcGAATGATGaaattgtatgtgttcaggaaagacatttttgttttacagaatGATTTTTGTACATTAACAGCAAGCtagtttctttccttctcttctttcttcctttttttttctgtattgctGTCTCTCCACTGCCATGAGTATCCTTCAGTATGTATATAGTTGTGTTTGTGTATCTATCCACTTGTTGGGCAGTTTAGTACCATTGAATTCCTGTGTCCACACTCAAACCTCCATCTTCTAATCATCATTCCAAGGTTTTCCTGTTTACTCCCAGTCTTTGAAACTTGTGTGAAGTAAAGAAAGTTTACAGAACAGAAAGTTTAGTTTATAAGACAAGTGTCTCAATCTGACTTCATAACTGTAATATCTTGTGTATCCCTTGTATCATTTTTAGGGTCATCCATTAATATTAAATTGATACTACTATGTAATATTATATATGCCTACATATGTCTCTCACAAACACTCACAGACTACTaagcaataaaattaatttatggtCAGAAATCTGTTCCATCTAAGTCAAAGCCCACAGACATTTTCTGTAAACAACCAGGTTACAAGTATTTTAGGAGACAGTCTCTGTTACAGCATCCACATCTGCATCAACACCCACAGACAACACTGAAGGAATGGACATGGTGGTGCtgcaataaagctttatttacacaAATCTCCAGCTGGGTAAGGCCCAGTAGACTGTAAGGTTTAGGTGCTGATCTACATACATCACACATCCCCATTGTTAGGCAACTACTCTTTGTGAAGCAATGCCTTGATACTAGATATGGTGGGTTTCTGTCAAGTTCTTCACAATGTTGAAAAGACTGAAAGAACCCATGCTGGTACTTTTGGTTGGGAAAGGATAAAGCACACtgtactgacattttaaaattcacctAAGTTCCTTTGCTGGGAAAAAAAGTGAGTGAGCAGGAATATACATCTTagagtaagaatttttaaataatattcacCATGTTTAACAATTACATTCATCAATAAAATAGATGCATTGGCTACATATTATATGTAAATTCATTGATGGAAAAAGCCCTTAGTAGTTATTTAATTTAGTAATTATTTCCCATTCTTTCCTGCTCACAGTAATTTCCTGACAATTCTTAAAGGAATGAAAGAGTGATAGATGAATAAGAAAAGACTAATAAAATAGAGAACATACAAAATCAGAATAAAGTAGTGTTGCAATGTATATGCACAAGTAGGACTTcttatgcatatgtatatgttaATATGCACTTCAGGCATAACAGTAGAAATGCACTATGGGTGCTTGAAAAGCAAGAGATTTTTTAGTTATGTGTATAAGAAAACAAACTGTAGATATCATATAATATGTTTCCAGAAGAATAATTAAATGACAACTAAATAAGACTCGTTCATTAATACTTTGATACAATTTGAACAATTTCAATTTTCCATACATTGcaaacagttaaaaaataaagtttactgttgattaattcattttttaacacGGAAGATAATTTTCAGATtgtattaaataacatttttcttttccttgtttcaATAACCAAATGTTGGAACCATTTAAAGAAGCTGATTATTCATCAGACAAACATGAAATTATCACTCAGGGAGATttagtttttaataatattaaataataatcatTGATAAACCATCTAGTTTATAAGTAAATTTTCAAGTTTcataaaacaaatgtattttgtTAAAATTGTATTGATTGTGATTCACTAAAATTACATGTCATTTCCACAATACATGCATACTTCTTACCTCTCTAACAGGGCTTTTGCAGGTCATTAGGCAACCAACAGACCATTTAGATTGAACTCTTTGTTTACTCCCTATAACATATCAGTTGCAAATGGTTTATGGGTAACGATTAATACAAGGAACATACTTTAAAAGTAGCTTTGGTAAATATTTACAAGGCCAGCTCTAATGGCTTTGACAGATACCTCCATGCAAGGATATATATTTTGAAGGGTGGAGGTTGACTTTTTCCCTGAGGAAAAGCAGCTTGCACTAAAAATAAGAGATAATACATTGGTAAACACATTAGGAAATCATTGCcctctacattttaaaatcatacttCATGTTTAAAGTGTTGACCCTCATTTATCTCAGCTATAAAATACTACTTGGACAAGGGGACAAGAAAATAGAGCATGAGAGAGAGTAATTATCTTCATTACCTACACAGTACAGAGATGTCaaaacttataaaaattaaatagtctGATGTTAATTTTGTCTAAAATCTAAAACATGAAAATGGATTGGATTCTTTAGGGgaaaagtacaaaaatgtaaaaacaatagCAATCATCTTAAAAGGCATTTTAAATGAGGATGAGAAAATTATGACATCATAATACATCATAATAAATAGTTCTTATAATTTctctgacatatatatatatatatatatacatacacatgcataatTACTACAATTATTTCAGGACCACTAGACAGGAGAATCTTGTTTTAATAATTgttttgaaacagagagagactgagacagattaaacagagaggtcttttttctgctggttcactctacagatatCCTTGATAGCCTGTATTGaaaacctggagcccagaactcaatctgcatctcccacacgtgtggcaggaacccagctacttgatccatcaccacgGCCTTCCGGGGTCTGCATCaccgggaagctggaatcaggaggctgAGCTGGAACTCAACCCCAGCACTTCACTATgcgacatgggcatcctaactggtgttaTAACCACataaaaaaatgcctgtttcccaatatcattttcaaatgacatatattcatatttattcacTGAGTAGCACAATTacaatgagtttttctttttccttttctgcttatCTTTTCTAAATTTCCTACACAGAAAACACATTATAATAACAGAATACATTATAATATACATTGTAATAACAGAAACATGCTGAAGCACACAGCACATTACGAACGCTCACTGACCGCTCTTTTAAAGCATTAGTTAATACATCAGAACCACAACTGGCAGGCACCTGACTCAAACGTTAATGAAGTGTCAGATTTACACATTCTTATTCTTTGACAATAATGCTCTGAAATTGCCCCAAATATATAAGACATGTTTGTTAGAATGAAGTACTTAAGAGTTATATAATTGTTGGTAGACATTTTTCCTTCTAAATCAATTCATCCGAGTTAGATTACAGGATATCTGGCAGCAATCAATATTTGAGAGTATTGCTAGGAAGCTGGTGAATACTAATAGTTCTACAAAAATTGTCTCTGAAGAGCTGAAAGAGGGAACGGTTGAAGGCTCGGGTGCTTGTCCCTAAACCCAGGCTCCACAGATCCAAACTCTGTTGCTAAGAGCCAGCTGTTGGGATGAATGTATGCAGTGAAAGCATAAACTCCTCTCCAAGTGGTTGCACTGgtctttattttaatgttttcgaCAGTCTTACCCTTTGTCAAGACTCAGAAGCTGAAATGTCTTTGATGGCCTCACAATTTATcaaaagtaaacattttcatTGTCTTTGAAAATCTTACTGTTTGTTAGAACACACCTGGACTTTAAAGAGAGGAATGTGTGATACATGGACACGTATCAGTATGTATGGACACTTACCAGTGTCCTCAGGAAGTCCCTCCATCACCCCGGTCTCTATTTCTTCACTTGTAAAAGGGACACTGGACTTAATAAAATTGTCTCCAGTTATAACTGGAACTCATcactaaaggtaaaaaaaaaaaaaaagtgttcctttagcattaaaataaaaacatgttgcATCAGAAACCCCTTTCTAATGTTTGCAAAAACAAAATGTATAAACTACATGGTATTTCTCAGCTCTGTGttcaatatttaaataagaaagaaattattgTCCTTGGAGATGGCTGAAATCATTTGATCTCGTGTTCAATCTTCATCCCTGAGGAAGGCGAATCCAGCTGCTACAAGTCGGCATCTCAGCCTTCTGAGCCATAGTGGACACACGATTGAATTTTCTCACTCAGTTCATGGAATTCCTCTCCCCAACACTGGAGGCTGGATTGGgctgaatttaaaaaaacccaGTGAAACAAAATGATAAAGCCTTTTAACAAGGAAAAGTCTGTGTTAAATACTTGCCAAGCAGTATTTATAACTTTAGCCTAGGCAAAACCTGTTCAAAGCATAAAATATCAGAGACTTTTTCATAAGTTTTGATGATTTCAAGgatcttaaaattcatatcttaagaatttgacaaaaatgttttgtatattttcaagTTATCATTAATCACTAGGATTTTCACTTACGTATCCAAAGCAAGCCCTCCACAAAAGGCCTCCTAAAGCCAAGTTAGAATACAGACACCACAAAATTATCTTTgttttggagctggcattgtggtgtaacaggttaagcctctgcctgtgacactcatgtcccggctgctccacttccgatccagcaccctgctgatggcctgggaaaagcagcagaaggtgcttgggcccctactacccttGTGATAGACgcaaaggaagctcctgacttctgtctgacCTTACCCTGGTTGTTATGTAtatctggaaaatgaaccagtaggtggaagatctctctctcactctctgtaactctgattttaaaataaatcaaaaaatgaatcttgtacaaattatctttttcttgaagaattctattttcatttatacaTGTTCACTATCAAAAGACAAGTAAAGCacataatgaagaaaaaagtaattatattattactatttttatcatctttttttttcatgttttcatcCTGTAGAAACATATATGGATGGTCCACACTGAGAAATAAAACACATGTATACTTATTCAATAAAAGTCTTtggatcagggctggtgctgtggcacagcgggttaaagccctggcctgaagcaccagcatcccatatgggcaaccggttcctgtcccggctgctccacttctgatccagctctctgctgtggcctgggaaagcagtagaagatggcccaagtcctttggcccctgcacccacatgggagacctggaggaagctcctggctcttggcttcggatcggcgcagctctggctgttgcggccatctggggagtgaaccaatggatggaagacctctctgtctctacctctctctgtaattctgtctttgaaataaataaaataaatctttttaaaaaaattttttaaaaaccctttgGATTATAACGGCCTTAACATTAtataccctatcttttttttttatatttatacatatacacTTTTATTTCACTTACAATGAAAGACATTCAATTGAAAAAAAGATGGCACCATAGGATCGGAAAGAAGAGAAATGCACATTATATAAACTGATTCAAACTTGAACCAAATTTTGTAAGTGATAGATAAAATGATAATAgcttttgaatatttaaatattcaaaatattcaaaatatacataaaatgtagGAGAAGTTACATGAAAATACTAAGCAGAACACTGATATATTTATATTCACATCAAGTAAAGTAGATTTTTAAGTCAAAGAGCCTTCttagaaataaagtaaatctaaTAGTGATAAACACCAACAATGTATACTAGCAATAAATCTGTATATCCCTATTAGTAGCTTCAGAATATATAAGGCAAAGACCATTGGAACTGaaggtaaaaatagacaaatttataaacatatggtagatttttaacatatttgtgtcaataattaatagaataaatcaataaaaactatgaaagatgtgaaatatttgaaaaatgcagtTGACAAAATTAATCTAATTGTCATAAAAAGAAACATACACTTAGCATAATTACAAATGC is part of the Oryctolagus cuniculus chromosome 16, mOryCun1.1, whole genome shotgun sequence genome and harbors:
- the LOC127487317 gene encoding serine/threonine-protein kinase NIM1-like, encoding MDRNISQSRSESVVRDTSLEGREDLDAVTGHQLGLQLLSVLGRGNYSRVLLARQPSSQRLVAVKLFREDARDPFSNRWVQREASIMQLLRHPNIVELLEVGRVGHYHCLVMELMDGGDLFQHVMSRGGLPEPEVMVMFDQILAAVGHCHAQRVAHRDLKLENLLLDSQLNVKLADFGLSCHLPEGELVQGFRGTLEYSAPEEFQREPYDPFASDIWSLGVILFTMLAGAMPFNGEDWAELRDCIQRGSYELPCAASPALEELLSWLLSMDPCDRPTAEIARQQWWFEGNEGEEVTLVQPLGVPEDPEAQEYLAGLGLLPGAGAAVPSGPGRFRRMSLQLDSRSLEQVQPRWQSNRLAAASLPSLAVLRGSLAQAAAREIHSAPALLSCEPLVPQGLREPKPEQESKLQLEPELELEAGSEPKPRPEVDPAVSAPVLASPLPGQLQERSPGASPAPEPVPVPVPSTPSLGSSQHLVVPEVPAAEPEEAGPSASASVPSKGRQGLGRRIGRSILRFLLRACCLPAPARGPGPRSRKVAPR